GCGCCTGGAGCGTTTCCTCAACTGCACTTGCAACCGTCAGCACCGTCACTTTCTTCATAGGAGTAATCATGCGGCGGCCTCCTTCGCGAGTGCATCCTGGGCAGCGGTACGGGCGGTGGCCTTACCCTTCGCAAGCTTGCTGCGGGCAACGCCGGACGTCTGCTGGTCGCCCAGGAAGATGTTGATGACGCGGATATTTTCCTTCGCTTCGGGAATCTTCACCTTTTCGAACAGGTTCACGCGCTGGCTCGTGGTACGCAGTTCCTTCGAGAGGAGCTCGTATTGCTTTTCGAGCACGCGGCGTTCCAGACGCAGCGAAATCAGGCCCTGAAGGCTTCTGATACCGTCGTCTAGCCACACGGGCGTGGTGAAGAAATCCGGAATGGCGATATTAAAGTCTACCCCGTCATATGTCGGAATCTTCACGCCGGCGATGTTACCTTCGCCCTGGCGCACTTCCTTCACCGACAGGTACTTTGACCATTCGATGGGTTCGGCAAACAGCGAAATCCAAGAAGCCATGCTCTTGCGGAGCTTGTCCTCCTCTTCTCGCTTTGCCATCACCCTCTCCTGGAGCGTGCGCATTTCCATCTGCAGCTGCTGCTTTTTCAACAGCAACGTCGGCAGATAGCGCTGGAAGCGCTTCAATGCGTCGCGTTCCGCCTTGAGGGCGTTTTTAGTTAACTTGACCTTCGCCATATTACCCCTTCTTGGGCCAATATTCGTTGATCATCTTGGTCGGAATACCGGTTTCTTCAGGAGCGAAGCAGTCGGCAAGGATTTCCCAGCCAAGGTCCAAGGCACGTTCCAGCGGAATGTTCACGGAGAGGTCCATCATTTCCTTTTCGAAACGCTGGCCATACTTCAACAGTTTCTGGTCCCAGTTACTCATGTTGAAGCCCATGGACTGCTTTTCCAAAGTTTCCTTGTAGCTTGCGTACAGCTGAATCATGGTGTTCATGATGGTACGGTGGTCGCTACGGGTCTTACCGTTCACCTGCTGTTTCAAGCGGCTCAAAGAACCGAACGGTTCGATACGGCCCTTACGCAGGTAGAACTGACCTTCGGTAATGTAACCGGTGTTGTCCGGAACCGGGTGGGTCACGTCGTCGCCCGGCATGGTCGTCACAGCAAGAATGGTGATAGAACCGGCGTCGGTAAAGTCCACAGCCTTTTCGTAACGGCTCGCCAACTGAGAGTAAAGGTCGCCAGGATAACCACGGTTCGACGGAATCTGTTCCATCGTAATGGCGATTTCCTTCATGGCGTCTGCAAAGTTCGTCATGTCGGTGAGGAGCACGAGCACGTTCTTGCCTTCGGTGGCGAACTTTTCAGCCACAGCGAGGGATGCATCCGGCACGAGCAAGCATTCCACGATCGGGTCGGAGGCGGTGTGCATGAACATCACCGTACGGCTCAAGGCACCGTTCTTTTCGAGGAAGTCCTTCAGGTACAGGTAGTCATCGTGCTTCAGGCCCATGCCGCCGAGGATAATCACATCCACTTCGGCCTGCAAGGCAATGCGGGCCAAGAGTTCGTTGTAGGGTTCACCGGCGATAGAGAAAATCGGGAGCTTCTGCGAAACCACGAGCGTGTTGAACACGTCGATCATCGGGATACCCGTACGCACCATCGTCTTCGGGATGATACGCTTGGCGGGGTTCACGGAAGGGCCGCCGATAGTAATGCGTTCGCCATCCACTTCGGGACCGTTGTCGCGGGGCTTGCCTGCACCGTTAAACACGCGGCCAAGCAAGGCTTCGCTGTACGGGACCTTCATCGGTTCGCCAAGGAAGCGCACTTCGGAGTCGGTGGAAATACCGCGGGCACCTGCGAACACCTGCAAGTCCACCATGTCGCCGTCAATACGGATCACGCGGGCAAGTGATGTTCCGAACGAACTTGTCACCTGGGCAAGTTCCTGGTTTGCTACACCTTCGGCGCGGAGCGTAATCACGGAACCGGCGATGCGTTCAATACGATGGTATGCCACATTATGCATTAGCGGAAACCTCCTTCACGGAAGCAAAAATACTTTGTTCAAGGTCCTTGAATTCCTGGGAATCGAACTTGACACGGTTCCAGTCCTTCGTCGACTGAGTGAGCTTGAGGAAGAACGTACGGGCGACGTCCTTTTCGCTGAACTTCATCGGGGTCTTGAGGATGGTGTAAACCTTGTCGAACACGTACTTCTGGCGTTCGGCGGAGCAGGCGGCGTCGATTTCGTTATAGGCGTCCTGCTGCAGGTAAACGGAGTCCAGGTATTCGGACTTCAGATAAATCACGAAGTCGTCAATCGAGGTACCTTCTTCACCCACCACCTTCATCATGTTGTTCACATCCACGCCGCTTGCGAGGATGTGACGGGCTTCGGCAACCTTCTTGCTGTCGATGATGCCTTCGTACTTGGACCAGGAATCCAGCGGGTGGATTGCCGGGAAGCGGCGCTGGTCGGAACGTTCACGGCTAAGGCCGAGGAATGCGCCCACCACCTTCAAGGTAGCCTGGGTCACCGGTTCTTCGAAGTTACCACCTGCAGGCGATACGGAACCGCAAATCGTCACGGAACCGGTAGAGCCGTCCTTGAGGCGAACCACGCCACCGCGTTCATAGAAGGCGGCAATCACAGATTCGAGGTAAGCCGGGAAGGCTTCTTCGCCCGGAATTTCTTCCAGACGGCCGCTCATTTCACGCAGAGCCTGTGCCCAACGGGAAGTCGAGTCAGCCAACAGGAGCACGTTCAGGCCCATCTGGCGGTAGTATTCGGCGAGAGTCACGCCCGTATAGACGGAAGCTTCACGGGCAGCCACCGGCATCGAAGACGTGTTACAAATAATCAGCGTACGTTCCATGAGGGACTTGCCGGTACGCGGGTCAATCAGTTCAGGGAATTCGCGGAGGGTTTCCACCACTTCACCTGCACGTTCACCGCAAGCGGCCAAGATCACGATATCCACGTCGGCGTAGCGGCTCATGAGCTGCTGGAGCACCGTCTTGCCGGCACCGAAGGGGCCCGGCGTACAGAACGTACCGCCCTGCATCACGGGGAAGAACGTATCGATAATGCGCTGCTGCATGGTGAGGGGCTTGCTCGGGCGCAGGCGTTCTTCGTAGGCCTTGATCGGCATCTTCACCGGCCAGGTCTGCACCATGCTCACGTCCTGGGTTTCGCCCTTGTCGTTCTTGAGCTTTGCGACAACAGTTTCTACAGTGAATTCGCCAGCGGCAGAGACCGATTCCACAGTCCACTTGCCCAGCAGGCGGAACGGCACCATGATGCGGTGCGTGAACACGCCTTCGGGCACGGTGCCCAGCGTATCGCCCGCGACCACCACATCGCCCACCTTCGCGACCGGGGTAAACGCCCACTTCTTGTCGCGGGGGAGCGCCTTCAAGTACTTACCGCGCTGCAGGAAGAAGCCGCATTCTTCGGCAAGCTTCGGGAGCGGGTTCTGCAGACCGTCAAAGACCTGGGTCAAGAGGCCGGGGCCAAGTTCTACGGACAAAAGTTCGCCGGTGAATTCCACCTCGTCACCCGTCTTTAAGCCCGTGGTGTCTTCGAACACCTGGAGTTCGGCGTAGTCACCGCGGATACGGATGACTTCGCTCTTGAGGGGGATGACTTCGGACTTGCCGTCCTTGTTTTTCTGAGTAAGCTTGGCATACGCCACTTCGTTCTGGGACACGGCGCTTTCGAACTTGACGCGAATCAGGTTACCGTTGACGCCGATGATTTTTCCGATACTAGCCATTGAAAATGGACCTCCGGTCATTCCTGTGCCGCCGCAGAGGCGTATGCAGGATCGTTTGCATTAATAACATTCAACACGGCAGCGTCGCCCGCTTGTTCGGAGAGGCGCGCCCAACGTTCACAAATCTTCAGTTTGATCGCATAAGCGTAAACATGCTTGACGGTACCCTCGCCCACTCCCGCGAGCGAGTCCACAAGCCAGAAACGGGCCTTGTCGATATCCTGCTCTTTTTCCATAGGATTCGACTTGGCAAACGCATCTTGAATCATCTTGGCAAAAGCGACATCGTAACCCGGGAAGGACTTTTCCGTAAAACGGATATCGGGCCCCCATGCGCTTGCACGGAGCCTGCCCGAAACGTTCTTCATCTGGATTTCGTGGGCCTTGTAGGCGCGCACGAACTCGTCGTCGCACTCTTCGCATTCACCGTCATCCAGAAGCGCGTCCAGAGCCGCAAGTTCCGGCTCGGACAGCACGCCGATGCAGCGGTGGCGAAAATCTTCCATACTGAGCGGGGCTGGATCGCCGAACTCAATCATCGGAAGAGATGCCATCAAGTAAGAAGGACTGCTCATCAAGTACCCGCGTTACTTCGCCTGTGCGGCAGCGTTTACCACTCTGGCAAGTTGCGGACGGAGCAGGGCCGAAAGAGCGTCGGCCATTGCAGCTTCTGTAAATTCGTGGGTGACCTTGCCGCCATCGAGCTTGATGCGGAAGCCGAACTTGACACCCTTGTCGCTTTCGACCTTGACGCCGGCGGAAAGCTGCTTCTTGAACTCGCCCATCACGAAGGAGCTGAGCTTACGGGCATCGGCGTCGGAGAAATCCACCTCGATGTCGGAGGTATAGGACTTGGCTACCGTGAGGAGCATGCTCTTGACGGTGGATTCGTCCAGGGACTTCTCCACCTCGAGGTTCAACAGGTCCATAATCATCTTTTCGAGATTCTTGCCTACCGAAAGCAAAAGGTCGCGAGCGGACTGTTCAAGAGTGCGTTCGCTACGTTCCGTGAACGCTTCGGCGTCCTTGTCGGCCTTTTCCAGACGGGCGGACGCTTCGGCCTCGGCAGCCTTCACGATATCGGCCGCCTTTTCCTTGGCCTTGGCAATGATAGCCGCCGCCTCGTTTTCTGCTTTATCGACAGCATCTTTCTGGATGCGTTCCATAAGGTATTGCAAGTCTTCTGCCATATATATCTCCAATTACATATAAACGCTAAAAATGCCCCAAAAAAGGCATTTTTGGTCTTTGCTGTTAGGAATATACAAGTAAATTTCGAAAAAAGTCCAAAAAAATGGCAAAAAAAGCGAAAAAAAATTTTTTCCTGCAAAAAACGGGGAAAAAACAGGACAAAACGGCGATAAATTGCCGTAAAAGACCGTTTGTAAATCGCTTTTTACATTATTTGACGGGGGACGCCTCCCCCTCGGCCGAGCCGCGCTCGACCTACCCCCTCCCCTAGGGGTTTTACCCCTAAAACCCCTAAGCGACCGCTCGCTCGACATCTTGGGTGACGAATTCTCCGGTAACTCGCTCGCTCCCACCTAAAGGTGGCCATGTACACTAAGGCAACGAATTGCCATGGCAATTCTAGTCGCCAAGTGTCCAAAGGTCGCAACCGCCCCAGTTTAATAACTGGGGCTTTGTTGCTCACAGAAGCGACCGCTCGCTCACACCTAAAGGTGGCCATGTACACTAAGGCAACGAATTGCCATGGCAATTCTAGTTGCCAAATGTCCAAAGTTCGCAACCACGCCTCGTTAATACGAGGCGTTTATTACTCACAGATGGGGGCTCACCGGTTTTCGAGAAGTTTCTGCACATATTGTGCATAGGCCTGCAAACTCGGATCTCTCGCACCCATCAGCAGAATCGTGTCGCCGGGCTGGGCGTATTCCACCATTTTCTTGGCGCATTCGGTGCGGTCGGCGATGTAGATGGCTTCACAGCCCTTGAGCAGGAGGTCATCGGCAAGGTCACCGGCGCTGATGTCGCGGGTGACGGTGCCGCCGGCGTAATAGATTTCGCTGAAGAACATCACGTCGTTTTCACGGTCGTCGTCAAAGTCCTTGGGGCGAAGCGTCTTGGCGATAAATTCCACAAGGTCTTTGCGCAAGAATCTCGTGGGGCCAAAGCCGTGAGGCTGGAACCAGGCGATGACGCGGCCCTCGGTAAAGTCCTGGGCGCTCCTAATGCTGGCGGCAATCTTTGCCGGATTATGCGCGAAGTCATCCACCAGAGTCACGCCGTTGAAAGTCCCTAAAATCTGGTGGCGACGGAACACGCCGGGGAATGTCGCAAGGGCGTCGGCGCAAGTATGTAGCGTTACCCCTGCGCGGAGGGCGGCAGCCGTTGCGGCCAGGGCATTTTCCATATTGTGCTTGCCCGGGAGCGGCACCACGAACTTCACGAGTTCTGCATTGTGGCGCACGCGGAACTGAATGGACGTGCCGACTGACTTGAAGTCCGTGCCCTGCACGCCTACGTAATTTTCAAAGCCAAAATCGAATTCGCGACCGGCGCTGAACTTCTTGGCCAGCGGATGCGCATCGTTTACAATCAGAATCTTGCCGTTATCGAGAATGTTGTGGCTGAACTTAAGGAAGATTTCCTGGAGTTCGCTCAATTCCTTGTGATCCTTGTCCACATTCAGAATCAGGCCGATTTCGGGTTCGTAGCGCACCAGCGTTCCATCGCTTTCGTCCGCTTCGACCACGAGCCATTCACCCTTACCGGACACGGCGTTACCGATCTTGCCTTCTTTCTGCAAGTTCACGAGGCCCGCCCCCGTCATGACCGACGGCTGGAGGCCCGCATATTGCAGAATGTGGTAAATCATGGCGGTCACGGTGGACTTTCCGCTGGTGCCCGAAACGGCGATGGTCTTCGCCTCTTTCGAAATCTTCGCGAGCATTTCGCTGCGGTGCATTACCGGGATTCCCAGTTCCTTGGCGCGCTTGAGGTCCGGATTCGAATCTTCGATGGCGGTACTCACCACCACTGCAGAGAGGCCCGCGACAACGCCCGAGCCGTCTTGCGGAAAGCACTTGACGCCACATTCTTCGAGCTGAGTCATCACAAGCGGCTTTTCTGCCGCACCGAACTGGCGGTCCGAACCGCTAATAGAAACACCCTTGCCAACCAAATACTGGGCGATGGCACTCATGCCCACGCCCGCAACACCGATAAAAAAGTAAGATTCCATGGCAAATAATGTAGAAATTAACTATTAATAAAAAATTAAGCAAGAAGATCCTTCGACTCGTTTCACTCGTTCAGGATGACACACTTACAATTTCACATTACACATTACACACTACACACCTCCTCCCCTCCCCCATTTTTTTATATTAATACCACCACAAACACCTTTACGAGGAAAAAACAAAAAATGGCAAGAGCATTGATTATCGGTTGTGGCGCTGTCGCCACGGTTGCTATCAAGAAGTGCTGCACGGCAAGCGAAGTTTTCAGCGAAATCTGCATCGCTAGCCGCCACCGCGAAAACTGCGAGAAGCTGGCACAGGAACTGCGCCCGAACACGAAGACGGTCATCACGACTGCCGCCGTGGATGCGGACAAGGCCGAAAATGTCTCTAAGCTCATCAAGGAATACAAGCCCGACCTGGTGATGAACATCGCGCTCCCGTACCAGGATCTCGCCATCATGGACGCTTGCCTCGAATGCGGCGTGAACTACATGGACACGGCGAACTACGAGCCCGAAAACATCGACGACCCCGAGTGGCGCAAGGTCTACGACAAGCGCGTGAAGGAACAGGGCTTCAGCGCCTACTTCGACTACAGCTGGCAGTGGGCTTACAAGGAAAAGTTTGAAAAGGCGGGCCTCACGGCACTGCTCGGTTCCGGCTTTGACCCGGGTGTTTCCCAGGCCTACTGCGCCTACGCCCTCAAGCACCAGTTCGATACCATCGAAGAAATCGACATTCTCGACTGCAACGGCGGCGATCACGG
The nucleotide sequence above comes from Fibrobacter sp.. Encoded proteins:
- a CDS encoding DUF2764 family protein, which codes for MSSPSYLMASLPMIEFGDPAPLSMEDFRHRCIGVLSEPELAALDALLDDGECEECDDEFVRAYKAHEIQMKNVSGRLRASAWGPDIRFTEKSFPGYDVAFAKMIQDAFAKSNPMEKEQDIDKARFWLVDSLAGVGEGTVKHVYAYAIKLKICERWARLSEQAGDAAVLNVINANDPAYASAAAQE
- a CDS encoding V-type ATP synthase subunit B gives rise to the protein MHNVAYHRIERIAGSVITLRAEGVANQELAQVTSSFGTSLARVIRIDGDMVDLQVFAGARGISTDSEVRFLGEPMKVPYSEALLGRVFNGAGKPRDNGPEVDGERITIGGPSVNPAKRIIPKTMVRTGIPMIDVFNTLVVSQKLPIFSIAGEPYNELLARIALQAEVDVIILGGMGLKHDDYLYLKDFLEKNGALSRTVMFMHTASDPIVECLLVPDASLAVAEKFATEGKNVLVLLTDMTNFADAMKEIAITMEQIPSNRGYPGDLYSQLASRYEKAVDFTDAGSITILAVTTMPGDDVTHPVPDNTGYITEGQFYLRKGRIEPFGSLSRLKQQVNGKTRSDHRTIMNTMIQLYASYKETLEKQSMGFNMSNWDQKLLKYGQRFEKEMMDLSVNIPLERALDLGWEILADCFAPEETGIPTKMINEYWPKKG
- a CDS encoding V-type ATP synthase subunit D, with amino-acid sequence MAKVKLTKNALKAERDALKRFQRYLPTLLLKKQQLQMEMRTLQERVMAKREEEDKLRKSMASWISLFAEPIEWSKYLSVKEVRQGEGNIAGVKIPTYDGVDFNIAIPDFFTTPVWLDDGIRSLQGLISLRLERRVLEKQYELLSKELRTTSQRVNLFEKVKIPEAKENIRVINIFLGDQQTSGVARSKLAKGKATARTAAQDALAKEAAA
- a CDS encoding ATPase; translated protein: MAEDLQYLMERIQKDAVDKAENEAAAIIAKAKEKAADIVKAAEAEASARLEKADKDAEAFTERSERTLEQSARDLLLSVGKNLEKMIMDLLNLEVEKSLDESTVKSMLLTVAKSYTSDIEVDFSDADARKLSSFVMGEFKKQLSAGVKVESDKGVKFGFRIKLDGGKVTHEFTEAAMADALSALLRPQLARVVNAAAQAK
- a CDS encoding Mur ligase; translation: MESYFFIGVAGVGMSAIAQYLVGKGVSISGSDRQFGAAEKPLVMTQLEECGVKCFPQDGSGVVAGLSAVVVSTAIEDSNPDLKRAKELGIPVMHRSEMLAKISKEAKTIAVSGTSGKSTVTAMIYHILQYAGLQPSVMTGAGLVNLQKEGKIGNAVSGKGEWLVVEADESDGTLVRYEPEIGLILNVDKDHKELSELQEIFLKFSHNILDNGKILIVNDAHPLAKKFSAGREFDFGFENYVGVQGTDFKSVGTSIQFRVRHNAELVKFVVPLPGKHNMENALAATAAALRAGVTLHTCADALATFPGVFRRHQILGTFNGVTLVDDFAHNPAKIAASIRSAQDFTEGRVIAWFQPHGFGPTRFLRKDLVEFIAKTLRPKDFDDDRENDVMFFSEIYYAGGTVTRDISAGDLADDLLLKGCEAIYIADRTECAKKMVEYAQPGDTILLMGARDPSLQAYAQYVQKLLENR
- a CDS encoding V-type ATP synthase subunit A, giving the protein MASIGKIIGVNGNLIRVKFESAVSQNEVAYAKLTQKNKDGKSEVIPLKSEVIRIRGDYAELQVFEDTTGLKTGDEVEFTGELLSVELGPGLLTQVFDGLQNPLPKLAEECGFFLQRGKYLKALPRDKKWAFTPVAKVGDVVVAGDTLGTVPEGVFTHRIMVPFRLLGKWTVESVSAAGEFTVETVVAKLKNDKGETQDVSMVQTWPVKMPIKAYEERLRPSKPLTMQQRIIDTFFPVMQGGTFCTPGPFGAGKTVLQQLMSRYADVDIVILAACGERAGEVVETLREFPELIDPRTGKSLMERTLIICNTSSMPVAAREASVYTGVTLAEYYRQMGLNVLLLADSTSRWAQALREMSGRLEEIPGEEAFPAYLESVIAAFYERGGVVRLKDGSTGSVTICGSVSPAGGNFEEPVTQATLKVVGAFLGLSRERSDQRRFPAIHPLDSWSKYEGIIDSKKVAEARHILASGVDVNNMMKVVGEEGTSIDDFVIYLKSEYLDSVYLQQDAYNEIDAACSAERQKYVFDKVYTILKTPMKFSEKDVARTFFLKLTQSTKDWNRVKFDSQEFKDLEQSIFASVKEVSANA